The DNA sequence GTACTCCGAGTCGTCCCATTTGATGAACAAAGGCAGCGGAAGGCCGATGTCGCGTATGACGGAAGTGGGTATCAGGCACATCCACCAGCCGTTGTAGTCGACGTCGACGCGCCTGTGCAGCCACGGCGTCTGCCGGAGGTTCGACACACTGAAGTCGTGCCGCATCTGCATGTCCTGGTGTGGCTGGCTGGGTGAAAACCGCCGGGAATCAATCGTTTCGCCCATTGAATACAGCGTGCTGCGGCTGTACAGGTCGAACATGTGGCCGCCGACGATGGTGGGCTTACGGCAGCGGCCGGAGAACGCCATCATGCGCAGGATGCTTTCCGGCTCCATCACAACGTCGTCGTCAAGGAGCAGAACGTAATCGCTGCCGTTTTCAACAGCTTCATACATTCCGCGGGCGAACCCTCCGGAACCACCCAGGTTCGCCTGGTCGATCACTCGAAGCTTAGGGCCGATGCTGGCTGCGACTTCAGCGAAGCCGGGTTGGTCAGCCACCTTTACGGTGCCCTGGTCAACGATCAGTACTTCCCGGGCCACCTCGAGCGCTTCCGGGTGTTCTGCCAGTGCACGGACGTTAGCAAGGCAGAAGTCCGGCTTGTTCATTGTGGTGATCTGAATGGTCGCTGTTTCAAGGGGGCGCTCTGCGGGAGCCCCTTCCCAGCGGGCCTCACCGAGGATAAGGTCACCCCGGCTTGAGGCCAGGTCGAACCAATACCACCCGCCGTCGCCAAAGGGTTTGATGGAAAGATTGAACTCTGTTCGTGAGTCGCCCTCGACCCTCGTGCCATCCACGCGTTGAATGGTGCCGCGCGCGTTTGATTTGTAGACGGTGATGGATCCGTGGCCGGACGTCTCGACAACAAGGCGAACCTCGCGCAGGTGTGTCCACCTCCGCCAGTAGCTGGCGGGAAACGCGTTGAAATACGTTCCCAGCGAGATTTGCTCCCCTGAACGCACGCGAAGGGAGAACCGGGACAGCAGGTCGTCGAAGTGCACCTCCCGCTGGCTGGATCCCACAAGTTGCAGCTTGTCCTCTGCCCGTTTGGGATTCCGGGCCGACTCATCGCTTTCCCGGAAACGTATCCCTGTCGCCGGGCCGGGGTCCGCATAGAGCGACATCGTGTCGACTCCGGATTCCGGCGGGAATATCACCCGCTGGAGTGTCGCCCAGCCCGGCGAACCGCTCATGCGTCCACGCCTCCGCTTTCCAGCTTCACGCCGCTTTCGAAGTGCGGCCTGATCTTGTTGTCGAACATGCTCAGCGCGGACCCGATGGCCATGTGCATGTCCAGATACTTGTAGGTGCCGAGGCGGCCGCCAAACAGGACATCCTTCTCCGCGTTGGCGAGGTCGCGGTACTTGAGCAGCCGGTCCCTGTCCGCCGAGGTGTTGACCGGGTAGTAGGGCTCATCGCCCTTCTCCGCAAAGCGTGAGAACTCGCGCATGATGACAGTCTTCTCACTCTGGTAGTTGCGCTCAGGGTGGAAGTGGCGGGGTTCGATGATGCGGGTGTAGGGGACGTCGTCGTCGTTGTAGTTCACAACGGACGTGCCCTGGAAGTCGCCCACCTCAAGGACTTCTTCTTCGAAGTCGATGGTGCGCCAGGACAAGTCGCCCTCGGCGTAGTCGAAGTAGCGGTCAACCGGGCCGGTGTAAACAACGGGGATGTTGCCCACCACTTTGTTCTTGCTGTACTCGTGGGACTCATCGAAGAAGTCGGTGTTGAGCCGCACCTCGATGTTGGGGTGCTCCGCCATCTTCTCGATCCAGGCGGTGTAGCCGTTGGTGGGCAGCCCCTCGTACTTGTCGTTGAAGTACCGGTTGTCGTAGTTGTAGCGCACGGGCAGCCGGGAGATGATGCCGGCCGGCAGGTCCTTGGGATCCGTCTGCCACTGCTTGCCGGTGTAGTGCTTGATGAAAGCCTCGTACAGTGGGCGGCCGATCAGCTGGATGCCCTTGTCGTTCAGGTTCTGGGGGTCGGTTCCCGCCAGCTCGCCGGCCTGCTCCTGGATGAGGTCCCGTGCCTGGCCGGGTGTGAGGTTGGCCCGGAAGAACTGGTTGATCGTGGCCAGGTTGATCGGCAGCGAATAAACCTCGCCTTTATGGACGCCGTAGACCTTGTGCACGTAGTCGGTGAAGGTGGTGAACCTGTTGACGTATTCCCACACGCGTTCGTTGGAGGTGTGGAAAAGGTGGGCACCATACCGGTGGATCTCGATCCCGGTCTGCTCTTCCTTTTCGCTGTATGCGTTGCCTCCGATGTGGTGACGGCGGTCGATGACGACGACCTTCAGGCCGAGCTCGGTGGCGGCCTGTTCTGCGATTGTCAGGCCAAAAAAGCCGGACCCTACGATGACGAGGTCAGCGGTCACAAAATCTCCTGGTTCGAATGCGGGCAGCGCAAAGGCGTGCATTGTCTGCTGCTCCAGCCTACCCGAGGGAGCGCAGGGGTCGTCGAATCAGGCTGACCGCTGTGAGCTGGCACACGGCGGCTACAACGCTGGGCGCAGCACTCCCCCGTCCTCGAAGTAGACCTCCCCCGTTTCCGGGCAGATCCACTGCCCGCCCTCTTGATTGAGCGGCTTGCCCGCCTTCCCGACCCACCCGATTCGTCGCGCGGGGACGCCCGCCATGAGGGCAAAGTCCGGCACGTCCTTGGTAACGACGGCGCCTGCCGCCACCATGGCCCACGCACCGATCGTCACGGGTGCTATGCAGACGGCCCGGGCGCCGATGGCGGCTCCCTGCCGGATGATGACGCCCACTTTGTCCCAGTCATCCTCCGTCTTCAGGCTGCCCTCCGGTGTCACCGCACGGGGAAAGACGTCGTTGGTCAGGACCACCGCCGGGCCGATGAACACTCCCGCCTCCAAAACTGCCGGCTCGTACACCAGTGCGTAGTTCTGGACCTTGCAGTTCTCCCCCAGGACCACGCCAGGGCCAATGTAGGCGCCGCGGCCGACAACGCAGTTCTCCCCCAGGCGCGCTGCCTCCCTTATCTGGGCAAGGTGCCACACCTTGCTGCCTGCGCCTATGCGGGC is a window from the Arthrobacter sp. NicSoilC5 genome containing:
- a CDS encoding glycosyltransferase, which encodes MSGSPGWATLQRVIFPPESGVDTMSLYADPGPATGIRFRESDESARNPKRAEDKLQLVGSSQREVHFDDLLSRFSLRVRSGEQISLGTYFNAFPASYWRRWTHLREVRLVVETSGHGSITVYKSNARGTIQRVDGTRVEGDSRTEFNLSIKPFGDGGWYWFDLASSRGDLILGEARWEGAPAERPLETATIQITTMNKPDFCLANVRALAEHPEALEVAREVLIVDQGTVKVADQPGFAEVAASIGPKLRVIDQANLGGSGGFARGMYEAVENGSDYVLLLDDDVVMEPESILRMMAFSGRCRKPTIVGGHMFDLYSRSTLYSMGETIDSRRFSPSQPHQDMQMRHDFSVSNLRQTPWLHRRVDVDYNGWWMCLIPTSVIRDIGLPLPLFIKWDDSEYGLRARAAGYRTVSLPGAALWHISWIDKDDLVGWQAYFHNRNRLITALLHSPQPKGGSVLRESFQEDVKHLVSLQYFTVQNRLTARSDLMTGPSHLHPSLATKLASINKMRDSFPDAQLREDIDDFPAPSLGTGLSGQADSQMPAKKDMVKWGLTTVARQLLKQPSPASLERPQGYLAHVDNRWFRTAQFDSVVVSNAEGTAASWYKRDPKKLKAMLGQSALQHAALYKNWDALAADYRAALADLVSMEAWRKTFHGDG
- the glf gene encoding UDP-galactopyranose mutase, which produces MTADLVIVGSGFFGLTIAEQAATELGLKVVVIDRRHHIGGNAYSEKEEQTGIEIHRYGAHLFHTSNERVWEYVNRFTTFTDYVHKVYGVHKGEVYSLPINLATINQFFRANLTPGQARDLIQEQAGELAGTDPQNLNDKGIQLIGRPLYEAFIKHYTGKQWQTDPKDLPAGIISRLPVRYNYDNRYFNDKYEGLPTNGYTAWIEKMAEHPNIEVRLNTDFFDESHEYSKNKVVGNIPVVYTGPVDRYFDYAEGDLSWRTIDFEEEVLEVGDFQGTSVVNYNDDDVPYTRIIEPRHFHPERNYQSEKTVIMREFSRFAEKGDEPYYPVNTSADRDRLLKYRDLANAEKDVLFGGRLGTYKYLDMHMAIGSALSMFDNKIRPHFESGVKLESGGVDA
- a CDS encoding acyltransferase, giving the protein MNTIADSADVDAGARIGAGSKVWHLAQIREAARLGENCVVGRGAYIGPGVVLGENCKVQNYALVYEPAVLEAGVFIGPAVVLTNDVFPRAVTPEGSLKTEDDWDKVGVIIRQGAAIGARAVCIAPVTIGAWAMVAAGAVVTKDVPDFALMAGVPARRIGWVGKAGKPLNQEGGQWICPETGEVYFEDGGVLRPAL